The following coding sequences are from one Natrarchaeobaculum sulfurireducens window:
- a CDS encoding proline dehydrogenase family protein, with protein sequence MIPPIANRFVAGESPSEVLEHVRTLNTRNVAGICNLLGEHYDDPADATGDTYAYIGLIDEIADAGIDGCVSVKPSQIGLDLGQDVFDENLTKIVERGAERDVFVWVDMEDHTTTDATLDVYEPLVREHGGMGLCLQANLKRTREDVERLADAPGKVRIVKGAYDEPSEVAYKDKGRVDEVYLELIEYMFEHFEDGVAIGSHDPAVIARARQFHQEYGTPYEIQMLTGVRTDAQYELAAAGVEVYQYVPYGQKWASYFYRRVRERKENLLFAVRAILS encoded by the coding sequence ATGATTCCACCGATCGCTAACCGATTCGTCGCTGGTGAGTCACCCAGCGAGGTGCTCGAGCACGTCCGAACGCTCAACACGCGAAACGTTGCCGGGATTTGTAACCTCCTCGGCGAACACTACGACGATCCGGCCGACGCGACGGGAGATACGTACGCATATATCGGCTTGATCGACGAGATCGCGGACGCGGGCATCGACGGCTGCGTCTCGGTGAAACCGTCCCAGATCGGCCTCGACCTCGGCCAGGACGTGTTCGACGAGAACCTCACCAAAATCGTCGAACGCGGTGCCGAACGGGACGTCTTCGTCTGGGTCGACATGGAAGATCACACGACGACCGATGCGACCCTCGACGTCTACGAGCCGCTCGTCCGCGAACACGGCGGGATGGGACTCTGTCTCCAGGCTAACCTCAAGCGAACCCGCGAGGACGTAGAACGTCTGGCAGACGCACCGGGAAAAGTGCGAATCGTCAAGGGAGCGTACGACGAGCCCAGTGAGGTCGCCTACAAGGACAAGGGTCGCGTCGACGAGGTCTACCTCGAGTTGATCGAGTACATGTTCGAACACTTCGAGGACGGCGTCGCCATCGGGAGTCACGATCCAGCAGTCATCGCACGGGCTCGCCAGTTCCACCAGGAGTACGGGACACCCTACGAAATCCAGATGCTGACGGGCGTTCGAACCGACGCCCAGTACGAACTCGCCGCCGCGGGCGTCGAGGTCTATCAGTACGTCCCCTACGGGCAAAAATGGGCGTCGTACTTCTACCGACGGGTCAGAGAACGCAAAGAGAACCTCCTGTTCGCCGTTCGAGCGATCCTCAGCTGA
- a CDS encoding metal-dependent transcriptional regulator: MNTGDQYLKAIYLAQRIEEGPASTGTLADLLEVSPASVNEMIGKLEARDLVEHEKYKGASLTDEGLERAHDALQTYCIIERFLANVLEVEEYREEARALESVIDDTVAERLDTIIDRPAECPDCFDAERDRCKHLELEGRAD, encoded by the coding sequence ATGAACACTGGAGACCAATATCTCAAGGCGATCTATCTCGCCCAGCGCATCGAAGAAGGCCCCGCTTCGACGGGGACGCTCGCCGACTTACTCGAGGTCAGCCCCGCGAGCGTCAACGAGATGATCGGCAAACTCGAAGCACGCGATCTCGTCGAACACGAGAAGTACAAGGGCGCGAGCCTGACCGACGAAGGGCTCGAGCGCGCCCACGATGCCCTCCAGACCTACTGTATCATCGAACGGTTCCTCGCGAACGTCCTCGAGGTCGAAGAGTACCGCGAGGAGGCCCGCGCACTCGAGAGCGTCATCGACGACACCGTCGCCGAGCGCCTGGACACCATCATCGACCGGCCAGCGGAGTGTCCCGATTGTTTCGACGCCGAACGAGACCGCTGTAAACACCTCGAACTCGAGGGCCGGGCCGACTGA
- a CDS encoding ferritin-like domain-containing protein yields the protein MSLGQRVSSDHQLARLLQIGVVLEEVVESRAAHHLESLPEDERDAIDDEVYALLAEAAEESADHRERLEALVDELDAETVPYEEINQLVSARYGPPEDTDGVLYDQLANEETAYKFYDDLIDAVETSDAEFAIDRNRLLETLYDIREEEKEGVEDVTDIMERRA from the coding sequence ATGAGTCTGGGACAGCGCGTCTCGAGCGACCATCAGCTCGCTCGACTCCTCCAGATCGGGGTCGTGCTGGAAGAGGTCGTCGAGTCCCGCGCCGCACACCACCTCGAATCACTCCCGGAGGACGAACGGGACGCGATCGACGACGAGGTGTACGCGTTGCTTGCGGAAGCCGCCGAAGAGTCGGCCGACCATCGCGAACGGCTGGAGGCGCTCGTCGACGAACTCGACGCCGAAACCGTCCCCTACGAGGAGATCAACCAGCTGGTCAGCGCCCGGTACGGCCCGCCGGAGGACACCGATGGGGTCCTCTACGATCAACTGGCCAACGAAGAGACGGCCTATAAGTTCTACGACGACCTGATCGATGCAGTCGAGACGTCCGACGCCGAGTTCGCGATCGATCGGAACCGGCTGCTCGAGACGCTGTATGACATCCGTGAAGAGGAAAAAGAGGGTGTCGAGGACGTAACCGACATCATGGAGCGCAGAGCATGA
- a CDS encoding helix-turn-helix domain-containing protein, translating to MSQAEPSSGVRLTLDLWHPNCWAIEATGQTGGGVLAHAIYDSPSAVSDSPRRVNGLFTAFGETVDEVEMLLEAIRDSEHSGDVLELQERFGRARNAPGNVVREFFVEYDPNDMMCPTLLENGFVHSAPVRIQGGSEEWHVCFAGERSEIEDALDQVRETSGADVSVASITTSDPDGRSSRDRRLDNLTPTQREVFEHARETGYYEWPRGTTTRELADDLDVSKSTLLEHLRKAESTLLDP from the coding sequence ATGAGCCAGGCGGAACCTTCCTCAGGCGTCCGGTTGACGCTTGATCTGTGGCACCCAAACTGCTGGGCCATCGAAGCGACGGGCCAAACCGGCGGTGGTGTGTTAGCACACGCGATCTACGACTCACCCAGCGCTGTCAGTGATAGCCCCCGAAGGGTCAATGGCCTGTTCACCGCGTTTGGAGAGACAGTCGACGAAGTCGAGATGCTCCTCGAGGCTATTCGAGACTCCGAGCACTCGGGCGACGTCCTCGAGTTACAGGAACGATTCGGCCGGGCGCGCAACGCGCCGGGAAACGTCGTTCGTGAGTTCTTCGTCGAGTACGATCCGAACGACATGATGTGTCCGACTCTCCTCGAAAACGGATTCGTCCACAGCGCGCCGGTGCGCATCCAGGGCGGCAGCGAGGAGTGGCACGTCTGCTTTGCAGGCGAACGCAGTGAGATCGAAGACGCACTCGATCAGGTTCGTGAAACGTCGGGAGCGGACGTGTCCGTCGCATCGATTACGACGTCCGATCCGGATGGCCGTTCCTCTCGTGATCGGCGACTCGACAATCTGACGCCGACTCAGCGAGAGGTGTTCGAACATGCCCGTGAGACGGGCTACTACGAGTGGCCCCGTGGAACGACGACCCGCGAACTCGCTGACGACCTCGACGTCTCGAAATCGACGCTCTTAGAGCACCTCCGGAAGGCAGAGTCGACGCTCCTCGACCCCTGA